Genomic window (Lycium barbarum isolate Lr01 chromosome 2, ASM1917538v2, whole genome shotgun sequence):
AGCAATAATTGTTAACTCTGGTTCTTCATTAAAGTGCTGAGATAAAGCCGATCTGACAGCGGTTGCTGCGGTTGTGAATTGGTGACCAGATGTAAAACCGCCGCCAATGTCTAAAACCGTCATTTTCGACATACCAAATTCAGCGGCCGTTGCGAAAACTTTCTTGGCAGCGGCTATGGCGCCTAAATAGGCGTTTGAATCGGCATCTCCGCTTCCAATATGGAAAGAGACGCCAGAGACGGTGAGCCGGGCCGCGTGGGCGGCCCGGAGCAACGGCTCGACTTCTTCGGGCAATGCTCCGTATTTCGGGCCCATTGGACAACGAGCGTTGCCGTCGTCCATGGGTTTAATACGGAGCAAAAGCTCGGATTTCGGGTGATGCTTTCGGATCTTATAAATCTCGTCTTCAGAATCATAAGTCGTGAGATTGACGCCAACTTTCGCTGCGAAAATGATATCGGATTCGGGTTTACACGGGTTAGCGAAAACGATCCGGTCCGGTGAAATACCGAGGGATAACACGTACTCAATTTCAGCGCGGCTAGCACAATCAAAGTTCGAGCCCAAAGCAGACAACATGGAGAGGAAAGAAGGTTCAGGGTTACACTTGACAGCATAAAATGGACGGATATTTGGTAAAGCGGAATTCCATTGCTCCATAAGGGAAACAACTTCACCCAAATCTAACACGTAAAAAGGTTGTTTTTCTTCTTGTAATTTTTGGGTTATGATTGAAACCATGAAATCTTGGAGGGCCTCTTTTGACATAGGGACAATTTTTCCGGTGCCGTTCTCCGCCACTGACGGTGGAGTTCCGCCGAGAATGGCCGCCGGGTTTAACCCGGAAACAATGACTGTTTGGCCGGCCATCCAAAGGAGGAATCAAAGGGAAACTAAAGAAATTAGGGATTCAAATATATGTGAATATTGAGTGTTTCTTTGTTCCCTTTGAGACGGGAGACCTCAATAGATGTTAAAGCATAATATATAGAGGGAAAAAAGAGAGAAAACTCGTGTAATCtacttctttattttttattgtaTTTCTTATTTTTAGACGAATGCTGGCTGTTGAAAGGGTGTCTGGTCAACGaaaaaatttaattaatcacCATTTATGATAATCAGAAGGGGTGTACTTTATGGTAGGTAGATGCTAATCAAATCTATAATACTAGCCCCATATCTTAAGGTTTgtattttataaataatttttaaaaatttcttaTTGTCATGAAATGAAAGTTATTCGTTAATGTGAAAAATAAAATTAGTAAGAAGGTGggagaaaattaatattttgattctagattttttttcttttaaattgtttaatatgttatatgtatactgACAAGTTAATATctatctcaattaattaactgttcagatccaaacataagaaccattgtgttgtttatattgaattttttaaaagcaaaactaataaaatatttttattaaattaatcaaaaaaaaatagttacattataattttttatattaacaattatagataaaatgaATTGTTAtagagaaatcaaaattagaaagatatatatcgtaaatcaccaaattttaattccgaaatgaaaatatgaAATAATACATTTTTACAAATGTAAAGAAACCATAATCAGAGAATACAAAGAAGAGTAAGATAAGTACACTATTGATAAAGAAGGAAAATTGGGATAAAAGTAATTGTCCATGTTAACATATCAAAACAAAGAAatatttctttttcttattttatccttcacattaattactgatTTTACTTCATTTATTAAAGAACGTAATAAGAGGGAGAAAAGAGGCAGTACATTGATTTAGTTTAAACACTCAGCGTATGATATGTGTTTACCTATTGCTCTTATCATCTTAACTAATCCTAATTAGGGGACGCTCGTATTTTCTGGAAAAGTACATCCTCTAAGGGGTCACATAAGTAATATTTACACTAAATTAAGTCAatatattaattaaataatttaatacgCTTAAAATATGTACTATATAATTAATACTTTCTTTATTCGATTTATGTGATACAGTTTGAATTTTGAGAGTTGAGCAAGATTTTTTTGACAGATatctatttgttttttttttaattctcaattattataatttatattatattattttttatgttttttttatatatatatatatatatataaattacttTTCATAAAATTTAGAAATTGCGTATCCGAATTCATAGTCCATTCAAGAATTATGCGTATTTGTTTAATTGATGTTAAGTGTACAATTTATTGTCCACATGGAATTAAAAGTAGTTGAttgaagtgtacaatttatataactcttgatacaagcattcattgcgtgtataaTTTGTAAAGCTTGTGGTACAAGCATTTTATGCTATTTTCGTTCACTcaccacacttatatataatagatagaaaaaaaaaactatagaattgaaaaatagacatatatttttagtcctgtagccaagtaatatgggacgaaggaaGTATTTCAtctattaattcttaaagaatgtgaaaagtcgagtatagtaatgtgaccaagtaatatgggacgaaggtagtacttcatttattaattcttaaacaacgtgaaaagtcaagtaaattagccaagtaatatgggacggagggagtacttcatttattaattcttaaagaccgTGAAAAGTCTAaattaaacaagtaaaagtgcatggagaaaataaatatgtgtcgaaaaattaaaattgaagtgcatacatgtatacatgagaagaataaatattcagcaaggaagtgaaaagtccaaagtgaacaagtaaaagtgcacggaggaaataaatgtgtgtcgaagaattaaaattgaagtgtatacgtttatacatgagaagagaataactaTTCAGTTATAtaacatatgtctacgtgggatttattaattcctaaagaacgtgaaaagtcaaaagtgaacaagtaaatgtGCACAAGGAAATAAATAAGTGCATACGTGTAcacataaaaagaaaataaatattaagtattatgatatatgtctatgtgggataaaaaagtagttggttaaagagtACAAGTTATACAACTTTTAGTATAAAAATTCATTAGGTGCACAATTTTTGAAGCGATTGgccatgaaaagtcaaaagtgaacaagtaaatgtGCACGAGGAAATAaataagtgcatacgtgtatacataaaaagaaaaaaaatattaagtaatatgacatatgtctatgtgggataaaaaagtagttggttaaagaaTACAAGTTATACAGCTTTAAGTATAAGAATTCATTAAGTGTACAATTTTTGAAGTGATTGGTAG
Coding sequences:
- the LOC132628161 gene encoding ornithine decarboxylase: MAGQTVIVSGLNPAAILGGTPPSVAENGTGKIVPMSKEALQDFMVSIITQKLQEEKQPFYVLDLGEVVSLMEQWNSALPNIRPFYAVKCNPEPSFLSMLSALGSNFDCASRAEIEYVLSLGISPDRIVFANPCKPESDIIFAAKVGVNLTTYDSEDEIYKIRKHHPKSELLLRIKPMDDGNARCPMGPKYGALPEEVEPLLRAAHAARLTVSGVSFHIGSGDADSNAYLGAIAAAKKVFATAAEFGMSKMTVLDIGGGFTSGHQFTTAATAVRSALSQHFNEEPELTIIAEPGRFFAETAFTLATTIIGKRVRRELREYWINDGLYGSMNCVLYDHATVTATPLACMSNRNNPNCGGSKTFPSTVFGPTCDALDTVLRDYQLPELQVNDWLVFPNMGAYTKAAGSNFNGFNTSAIATHLAYAYPS